One window of the Fusobacterium animalis 7_1 genome contains the following:
- a CDS encoding DKNYY domain-containing protein, whose protein sequence is MRGNNQKNSNIIIKTCIFMSLIIFLLCFIVILCIAFSDDDTYEIENNGERYGKSEFYKYKDKIYVLVIGSGMLEVEGVDIPTFKVFDKDKEDERENVGFDKNRIYFGNIAVSDLDTDKLYYVGNNYYSDGTNSYFCSTSPKFNEELSAGSTIIQNVSHFFFKTREPQYYFYPYKKLETNKRLKKIEELRNFATNGEEVYYAGEELANADINTIKKIEEGLFYFVDKENVYYKSKLLSFKNNGKLKVFHEKNGNVYYLYDEESGNVYADDCLFDTANAPYKVIGLDGTHNFSLLFISKDGVYFYEPFRKKQERIGDNIFKGEIKEIYPNIFSDDENVYYLDVYEDWAKKKVNNYFSLKKGPFNGELISRNTRIRYLDKKTAWENDWKKVADIYSNTNGSIWKKGNKYYYFDIYGFGQSINKPIYEITDKEVLDYLLNFSKLKDRDIINLPDKINDFIAEGKLIAFNGEVKMTATIHFIEDPYAYSIPKIIFISIAFSLGLYGKYKKSKFSKK, encoded by the coding sequence ATGAGGGGGAATAATCAAAAGAATTCAAATATAATAATAAAAACTTGTATATTTATGTCATTAATAATTTTTTTATTATGTTTTATAGTTATACTTTGTATTGCTTTTTCTGATGATGATACTTATGAAATTGAAAATAATGGTGAAAGATATGGGAAGAGTGAATTTTATAAGTATAAAGATAAAATCTATGTTTTAGTTATTGGTAGTGGAATGTTGGAGGTTGAAGGAGTAGATATTCCCACTTTTAAAGTTTTTGATAAAGATAAAGAAGATGAGAGAGAGAATGTTGGCTTTGATAAAAATAGAATTTATTTTGGAAATATTGCAGTTTCAGATTTAGATACTGATAAGTTGTATTATGTAGGAAATAATTATTATAGTGATGGTACTAATAGTTATTTTTGTTCAACATCTCCAAAATTCAATGAAGAATTGTCAGCAGGAAGTACAATTATACAAAATGTATCTCACTTTTTCTTTAAAACAAGAGAGCCTCAATACTATTTTTATCCATATAAAAAATTAGAAACTAATAAAAGATTAAAAAAAATTGAAGAACTAAGAAATTTTGCAACTAATGGAGAAGAAGTATATTATGCAGGTGAGGAGTTAGCTAATGCAGATATCAATACAATAAAAAAAATAGAAGAGGGATTATTTTATTTTGTTGATAAAGAAAATGTTTATTATAAATCTAAACTTTTATCATTTAAAAATAATGGAAAATTAAAAGTATTTCACGAGAAGAATGGCAATGTCTACTATCTCTATGATGAAGAAAGTGGGAATGTTTATGCAGACGACTGTCTTTTTGATACAGCAAATGCTCCCTATAAAGTTATTGGTCTTGATGGAACACACAATTTCAGTTTACTTTTTATAAGTAAAGATGGGGTTTATTTTTATGAGCCTTTTAGAAAGAAACAAGAAAGAATAGGAGATAACATTTTTAAAGGTGAAATTAAAGAGATATATCCTAATATATTTTCTGATGATGAAAATGTTTATTATTTAGATGTCTATGAAGACTGGGCAAAAAAGAAAGTAAATAATTATTTTTCATTAAAGAAAGGACCTTTTAATGGAGAATTAATATCAAGAAACACTAGAATACGCTATCTTGATAAAAAGACTGCTTGGGAAAATGATTGGAAAAAAGTAGCAGATATTTATTCTAACACAAATGGAAGTATATGGAAAAAAGGAAATAAATATTACTATTTTGATATTTATGGTTTTGGTCAATCAATAAATAAACCTATCTATGAAATTACTGATAAAGAAGTTCTTGACTATCTATTGAATTTTTCAAAATTAAAAGATAGGGATATTATAAACTTACCAGATAAAATAAACGATTTTATAGCTGAAGGAAAATTGATAGCTTTTAATGGTGAAGTAAAAATGACAGCTACTATACATTTTATTGAAGATCCTTATGCTTATAGCATTCCAAAAATTATTTTTATTTCTATTGCTTTTTCACTTGGATTATATGGAAAATATAAAAAGTCTAAATTTTCTAAGAAATAA
- a CDS encoding GNAT family N-acetyltransferase, whose translation MNAEIDISNVKLETERLILRAWEIKDLDNFFEYASVNGVGEKAGWEHHKSKDESLEILKMFIDEKKVFAIVLKENQKVIGSIGIEECRQDLDKNLENLLGRELGYVLSKDYWNKGIMTEAVSKVIEYCFKILKLNYLIATCFNYNIASKRVLEKLNFKFYKDIIIKTRYNTVEKSTLMLLKNN comes from the coding sequence ATGAATGCAGAAATTGATATCAGTAATGTAAAATTAGAAACAGAAAGATTAATTCTTCGTGCTTGGGAAATTAAAGATTTAGATAATTTTTTTGAATATGCTTCTGTAAATGGTGTAGGTGAAAAAGCAGGTTGGGAACATCACAAAAGTAAAGATGAAAGTTTAGAAATACTTAAAATGTTTATAGATGAGAAAAAAGTTTTTGCTATTGTTCTAAAAGAAAATCAAAAAGTTATTGGTTCTATTGGTATAGAAGAATGTAGACAAGATTTGGATAAGAATTTAGAAAATTTACTTGGGAGAGAATTAGGTTATGTGTTAAGTAAAGACTATTGGAATAAGGGGATAATGACAGAAGCTGTTTCAAAAGTTATTGAATATTGTTTTAAAATATTAAAATTAAATTACCTAATAGCAACATGTTTTAATTATAATATTGCTTCAAAAAGAGTTTTAGAAAAATTAAATTTTAAATTCTATAAAGATATTATTATAAAAACAAGATACAATACAGTGGAAAAATCAACTTTAATGCTTTTAAAAAATAATTAA
- a CDS encoding GNAT family N-acetyltransferase encodes MIEIKQLINNEKDKALLFAKKVYIECKDESYSEQGIETFCNFVNNKEITKSFKVYGAFEYDILKGIIATDSQKRHICLFFVDKVSQGKGIGKELMKVVINNNENSYITVNSSRYGVPIYEKLGFVKIEEEKEQDGLKFTPMKLILKFNNI; translated from the coding sequence ATGATAGAAATAAAACAGTTAATCAATAATGAAAAAGATAAGGCATTGTTATTTGCAAAAAAAGTTTATATTGAGTGTAAAGATGAAAGTTATAGTGAACAAGGAATAGAAACTTTTTGTAACTTTGTTAATAATAAAGAAATAACAAAGTCATTTAAAGTTTATGGTGCTTTTGAATATGATATTTTAAAAGGAATTATAGCAACAGATAGCCAAAAAAGACATATATGCTTATTTTTTGTGGATAAAGTTTCACAAGGTAAAGGTATTGGGAAAGAATTGATGAAAGTTGTTATAAATAACAATGAAAACTCATATATAACAGTTAATTCTTCAAGATATGGAGTTCCTATTTATGAAAAATTAGGCTTTGTAAAAATAGAAGAAGAAAAAGAACAAGATGGTCTTAAATTTACTCCTATGAAATTAATATTAAAATTTAATAATATTTAA